A genome region from Pseudomonas helmanticensis includes the following:
- a CDS encoding cupin domain-containing protein has translation MRRPLFLTTAAVLVSMIGIAHAADAQPKSWQQGLSRTDLVREDLGAADREVIQARVDFAPGVTSPKHAHPGVEVAYVISGTFEYQLEGRAPVTLQAGDSLFIPEGVAHIARNVGADKGSELATYIVRKAEPLLILKP, from the coding sequence ATGCGCCGTCCCCTGTTTCTGACCACCGCTGCAGTACTCGTCTCAATGATCGGTATCGCCCACGCGGCAGACGCTCAACCGAAGAGCTGGCAACAAGGCTTGAGCCGTACCGATCTGGTCCGCGAGGATCTCGGAGCGGCGGATCGCGAAGTGATTCAGGCACGGGTCGATTTCGCCCCCGGCGTGACGTCACCGAAACATGCGCACCCCGGTGTCGAGGTGGCATACGTGATCAGCGGCACTTTTGAATATCAACTGGAGGGCAGGGCGCCAGTGACGTTGCAGGCGGGGGATTCGCTGTTCATTCCTGAGGGCGTGGCGCATATCGCCAGGAATGTCGGCGCGGACAAGGGTTCGGAGCTGGCAACCTACATCGTCAGGAAAGCTGAGCCCTTGCTGATTCTCAAGCCGTAA
- a CDS encoding transcriptional regulator GcvA: MVARLPSLNGLRAFECAARHMNFTQAGAELNVTQTAISHQIRRLEEELGVVLFLRRKDGLTLSEAGQEYLPGVRAAFHELRYSTQRLLESGSHSVLTISTLVSLASKWLLPRLPVFQQAFADIDVRVSASTELVDFRHGGIDAAIRYGRGEWKGLRADWLMSDEIFPVCSPALLAGTQALRTPADLAGQTMLQVSGMTANDWNTWLDAAGQPQALAKGSRLTFDLAMMAVQAAIDGQGVCIGRSSYVDDDLRAGRLVAPFDLRLKDDLGFYLVTPHETADSKKIVAFRTWLLALLQKEASFV, translated from the coding sequence ATGGTCGCCAGACTCCCTTCGCTAAATGGCTTGCGCGCTTTCGAATGCGCCGCGCGGCACATGAATTTTACCCAGGCGGGCGCTGAGTTGAATGTCACGCAAACCGCTATCAGTCATCAGATTCGCAGGCTTGAAGAAGAACTTGGCGTTGTCCTGTTTCTGCGGCGCAAGGACGGCCTGACGCTGAGCGAAGCAGGGCAAGAGTATCTGCCCGGTGTGCGCGCGGCGTTTCATGAACTGCGCTACTCGACGCAAAGACTGCTCGAATCAGGCAGCCACAGCGTGTTGACCATCAGCACCTTGGTCTCGCTGGCGTCGAAGTGGTTGCTGCCGCGTTTGCCGGTCTTCCAGCAGGCATTTGCCGATATCGATGTGCGGGTCAGTGCTTCGACCGAACTGGTGGATTTTCGCCACGGTGGTATCGATGCGGCGATCCGTTATGGACGCGGCGAATGGAAGGGTTTGCGCGCGGACTGGCTGATGTCCGACGAAATTTTTCCGGTGTGCAGCCCGGCGTTGCTTGCCGGAACGCAGGCCTTGCGGACGCCGGCCGATCTGGCCGGACAGACGATGCTGCAGGTCAGCGGCATGACCGCCAACGACTGGAACACCTGGCTCGATGCTGCCGGTCAGCCGCAAGCATTGGCCAAAGGTTCACGGTTGACCTTTGACCTGGCGATGATGGCGGTGCAGGCGGCGATTGACGGGCAGGGCGTGTGCATCGGGCGCTCAAGTTATGTCGACGATGATTTGCGCGCGGGGCGGCTGGTGGCGCCCTTTGATCTGCGCCTGAAAGATGATCTGGGCTTCTATCTGGTCACGCCGCACGAAACGGCTGACTCGAAAAAGATCGTCGCTTTCCGAACCTGGCTGTTGGCGCTGCTGCAAAAAGAAGCCTCCTTTGTATAA
- the gstA gene encoding glutathione transferase GstA: MKLYFAPMTCSLSPHIVLRELGLPFELIRVNNQTKRTADGRDFLEINPKGYVAALVLDNAEVLTEGPAILQYLVDLVPGHRLAPAPATWARTRLQEQLNFISTEIHGGSAPLFSADIPESVKNIFKKKLCKRLDYLNQTIANQDWLIGDNFSVADAYLFTVLRWLPTFNIDIADWPALGAYMRRIGARPCVLAAIAAEAATQPV; encoded by the coding sequence ATGAAACTGTACTTCGCCCCGATGACCTGTTCGCTCTCCCCGCACATCGTACTGCGAGAATTGGGTCTGCCTTTCGAACTGATTCGCGTCAATAACCAGACCAAGCGCACTGCCGACGGCCGTGATTTTCTCGAGATAAATCCCAAGGGTTATGTCGCCGCGCTGGTGCTGGATAACGCTGAAGTGCTGACGGAAGGCCCGGCGATCCTGCAATACCTTGTCGACCTCGTACCGGGCCATCGACTGGCGCCCGCACCTGCAACCTGGGCGCGCACGCGCTTGCAGGAACAGCTGAATTTCATCAGCACGGAAATCCATGGCGGCAGCGCGCCGCTGTTCAGCGCGGACATTCCCGAATCGGTCAAAAATATCTTCAAGAAGAAGCTGTGCAAGCGCCTGGACTATCTGAACCAAACAATCGCCAATCAGGACTGGCTGATCGGCGACAACTTCAGTGTCGCCGATGCCTATCTGTTTACCGTGCTCAGATGGCTGCCGACCTTCAACATCGACATCGCCGACTGGCCAGCCCTCGGTGCTTACATGCGCCGCATCGGCGCGCGTCCCTGCGTGCTGGCGGCTATCGCCGCAGAAGCGGCGACGCAACCAGTCTGA
- a CDS encoding alpha/beta hydrolase — MSNKPTIVLVHGFWGGAAHWGKVIVELTRKGYTNIHAVEMPLTSLADDAERTRKMIAQQSGPVLLVGHSYGGAVITEAGNQPNVVGLVYIAAFAPDAGESPGGLTQQHLPAAAPNLAPDSDGFLWLKADKFHQSFCQDLTADEALVMAVTQKAPVASTFGDTISNPAWKNKPSWYQISTEDHMIHPDNQRQMSARLGAKKIITLDASHASLASRANEVAAFIDEAATAAVTP; from the coding sequence ATGAGCAACAAACCAACGATTGTGCTGGTACACGGGTTCTGGGGCGGCGCCGCGCATTGGGGCAAAGTCATTGTCGAACTGACGCGCAAGGGCTACACGAATATTCACGCCGTGGAGATGCCGCTGACGTCGCTGGCCGACGACGCCGAGCGCACGCGCAAAATGATCGCGCAACAGAGCGGCCCGGTGTTGTTGGTCGGGCACTCCTACGGCGGCGCGGTGATTACCGAGGCGGGCAACCAACCGAATGTCGTCGGGCTGGTGTATATCGCTGCGTTTGCGCCGGACGCCGGGGAAAGTCCCGGCGGTCTGACGCAACAACATCTGCCGGCCGCAGCGCCGAACCTTGCGCCAGACAGCGATGGTTTTCTGTGGCTCAAGGCAGACAAATTCCACCAAAGCTTTTGTCAGGACCTGACGGCGGATGAGGCTCTGGTCATGGCCGTCACTCAGAAGGCGCCGGTGGCCAGCACGTTCGGCGACACGATCAGCAATCCGGCCTGGAAGAACAAACCGTCCTGGTATCAGATCTCCACTGAAGATCACATGATTCACCCGGATAACCAGCGGCAGATGTCGGCAAGGCTGGGCGCGAAAAAGATCATCACGCTGGACGCCAGCCATGCCTCGCTGGCCTCCCGGGCTAACGAGGTGGCGGCGTTCATCGATGAGGCCGCGACGGCTGCCGTCACGCCCTGA
- a CDS encoding RidA family protein, with translation MANQDIIFTPDPDADSISSDVTTFNGIMVSTQIPTRADGSLELGGITEQSECTLQALKVALERAGSSMDRVMHLTIYLTDMADRAAFNEVYQRFFAKPWPVRAAVGVASLAVAGMRVEVTAMAAKA, from the coding sequence ATGGCCAATCAAGACATCATCTTCACCCCCGATCCGGACGCCGATTCGATTTCCTCTGACGTCACCACGTTCAACGGCATCATGGTCTCCACGCAGATCCCGACCCGGGCCGATGGCAGCCTGGAACTGGGTGGCATCACCGAGCAGAGCGAATGCACGCTGCAAGCGCTGAAAGTCGCACTGGAACGCGCCGGCAGTTCGATGGATCGCGTCATGCACCTGACCATCTACCTCACCGACATGGCTGATCGCGCCGCGTTCAACGAAGTCTACCAACGCTTCTTCGCCAAACCGTGGCCGGTGCGTGCGGCGGTGGGCGTGGCGTCGCTGGCGGTTGCAGGGATGCGCGTGGAAGTTACGGCGATGGCGGCCAAGGCCTGA
- a CDS encoding alpha/beta fold hydrolase: MKKALLTRTSAFGLSILALALSGTLATAQAQTAEPAAVSYSAPSPFGPLKHVKAGVLDVAYAETGPADGPVVILLHGWPYDIHSYDEVAPLLAAKGYRVLMPYARGYGDTQFLAKDTLRNGQPAALASDVIDFMDALKIKQAVLGGYDWGARSADIVSALWPERVKALVSVSGYLIGNQAAGQNPLPPKAELQWWYQFYFATERGRAGYEKNTHDFAKLIWQTASPQWKFDDATFERSAKALENPDHVAITVFNYRWRLGLVQGEARYAALEQKLAIAPSISVPTITLEGDANGAPHPAPEDYAKRFSGKYQFRLINGGIGHNLPQEDPQAFAKALIDADHL; the protein is encoded by the coding sequence ATGAAGAAGGCCCTGCTCACCCGCACAAGCGCATTTGGTTTGTCGATTCTGGCGTTGGCATTGTCCGGCACGCTTGCCACCGCTCAAGCGCAAACGGCTGAACCTGCCGCTGTCAGTTACTCCGCGCCCTCGCCTTTTGGCCCACTCAAGCATGTAAAGGCCGGTGTACTCGACGTGGCCTACGCCGAAACCGGTCCGGCCGATGGCCCGGTGGTGATCCTGCTGCACGGCTGGCCCTACGACATTCACAGCTATGACGAAGTCGCACCATTGCTCGCGGCCAAGGGCTATCGGGTGTTGATGCCGTATGCGCGCGGTTATGGCGATACGCAGTTCCTCGCCAAAGACACATTGCGCAACGGCCAGCCAGCGGCACTGGCCAGCGACGTCATAGATTTCATGGATGCGCTGAAGATCAAGCAAGCAGTGCTCGGCGGCTATGACTGGGGCGCGCGCTCGGCGGACATTGTTTCGGCGCTGTGGCCGGAACGCGTGAAGGCGCTGGTGTCGGTCAGCGGCTACCTGATCGGCAATCAGGCGGCCGGGCAAAACCCGCTGCCACCCAAGGCGGAATTGCAATGGTGGTATCAGTTCTACTTCGCCACCGAGCGTGGTCGCGCCGGTTACGAGAAAAACACCCATGACTTCGCCAAGCTGATCTGGCAGACCGCCTCGCCACAGTGGAAGTTTGACGACGCCACCTTCGAGCGCAGTGCCAAAGCGCTGGAGAACCCCGATCACGTCGCCATCACCGTGTTCAACTACCGCTGGCGTCTAGGTCTGGTGCAGGGCGAAGCGCGCTACGCTGCGCTGGAACAGAAACTCGCCATCGCGCCGTCGATCAGCGTGCCGACCATCACCCTTGAAGGCGACGCCAACGGTGCCCCGCACCCGGCGCCGGAGGATTACGCCAAGCGCTTCAGCGGCAAGTATCAGTTCCGTTTGATCAACGGTGGCATCGGCCACAACCTGCCGCAGGAAGACCCGCAGGCGTTTGCCAAAGCGCTGATCGATGCTGATCACCTCTGA
- a CDS encoding GlxA family transcriptional regulator has protein sequence MDHNLIERRQFSGGMKGKNLRYLNEQSADSTRVTRTGFLLLEHFSLPAFTQALDTVVTTNLLRPGLFSSRTFGLGDGEVISDLGLVIRPDARIDSAALQELDLLVVCGGYRTELRASDEFIHLLKAAAERGISLAGLWNGSWFLGRAGLLDGYRCAIHPEHRPALTEIAKNTHVSSEPYVIDRDRLTASSPSGAFHMALDWIKSLHGKALVEGIEDILAFEESRYRRIKPDENICVSAPLREVVKLMDANLEEPLELEQLAVYAGRSRRQLERLFKEQLGTTPQRYYLELRITEARRLLQHTELSQVEVLVACGFVSPSHFSKCYSAYFGYRPSKEKRLVK, from the coding sequence ATGGACCACAACTTGATCGAACGACGCCAATTCAGCGGAGGCATGAAAGGCAAAAACCTCCGCTATCTGAATGAGCAATCTGCTGACAGCACGCGCGTGACTCGCACCGGTTTCTTGCTGCTCGAGCACTTTTCACTGCCGGCCTTCACCCAGGCACTGGATACGGTGGTCACCACCAACCTGTTGCGGCCGGGGCTGTTTTCTTCACGCACGTTCGGTTTGGGAGATGGCGAGGTGATCAGTGATCTGGGCCTGGTGATCCGGCCTGATGCGCGTATTGATTCAGCCGCGTTGCAGGAACTGGATCTGCTGGTGGTGTGCGGCGGTTACCGCACCGAGCTGCGCGCCAGTGACGAGTTCATTCATTTGCTCAAGGCTGCCGCAGAGCGCGGTATCAGCCTCGCCGGATTGTGGAACGGCTCGTGGTTTCTCGGCCGCGCCGGATTGCTCGATGGCTACCGCTGCGCGATCCACCCGGAACATCGTCCGGCGCTGACCGAAATCGCCAAGAACACCCACGTCAGCAGCGAACCCTACGTGATTGATCGCGACCGGCTCACGGCCTCAAGTCCGTCCGGGGCTTTCCACATGGCGCTGGACTGGATCAAAAGCCTGCACGGCAAAGCGCTGGTCGAGGGCATCGAAGATATTCTGGCTTTCGAAGAGTCGCGCTACCGGCGCATCAAACCGGACGAGAACATCTGCGTCAGTGCGCCGCTGCGGGAAGTGGTGAAACTGATGGACGCCAACCTGGAAGAGCCGCTGGAGCTGGAACAACTGGCGGTGTACGCCGGGCGCTCGCGTCGACAGTTGGAACGTCTTTTCAAGGAACAACTGGGCACCACGCCGCAGCGCTATTACCTGGAGCTGCGCATCACCGAAGCGCGACGGTTGTTGCAGCACACCGAGCTGTCGCAAGTGGAAGTGCTGGTGGCGTGCGGTTTCGTTTCGCCGAGCCACTTCAGCAAATGCTACAGCGCGTATTTCGGCTATCGGCCGTCGAAAGAAAAACGGCTGGTCAAATAG
- a CDS encoding agmatine deiminase family protein produces the protein MTTRRDFIKQASVVAAVSAAVTGLGLSPGKVLAAAQGRWFMPDEGDKHERAYIAFGAQDAIWEDFTEDVQEALGRIARAIARFEPVTVFCRKNERSIAEEFCGTRNITYVTAGLDDIWMRDIGANFVIDDKGGLGAVDFNFNGWGGKQQHSKDSKIAELVADDAQATYIRTDLVGEGGGIEVDGHGTGIMTESSWINSNRNPDWSKADVEAELKERLGLRKIIWLPGIKNKDITDAHVDFYARFIKPGVVIANLDTDPESYDHKVTLAHLEILKNATDADGRKLQVHTISPPLNPRKSKFNKNNPDFAAGYINYFVINGAIIAPQFGDKAADQKAFDLLSQLYPDREIVQLDIDAVAAGGGGIHCVTSHQPQA, from the coding sequence ATGACGACTCGTCGCGATTTCATCAAACAAGCCTCGGTGGTCGCCGCTGTCAGCGCTGCGGTGACAGGCCTGGGCCTTTCGCCGGGCAAAGTCCTGGCTGCTGCGCAAGGCCGCTGGTTCATGCCCGACGAGGGCGATAAACATGAGCGCGCCTACATCGCTTTCGGCGCGCAGGATGCGATCTGGGAAGACTTCACCGAAGACGTCCAGGAAGCTCTAGGCCGCATTGCCCGCGCCATCGCCCGGTTTGAACCCGTCACCGTATTCTGCCGCAAGAACGAGCGCAGCATCGCCGAAGAATTCTGCGGCACGCGCAATATCACTTACGTCACTGCCGGGCTGGATGACATCTGGATGCGCGACATCGGCGCCAATTTCGTCATCGACGACAAGGGTGGTCTCGGCGCGGTGGACTTCAACTTCAACGGTTGGGGTGGCAAACAGCAGCACAGTAAAGACTCGAAGATCGCTGAACTGGTCGCCGACGACGCACAAGCCACATACATCCGCACCGATCTGGTGGGCGAGGGCGGGGGCATCGAGGTCGACGGCCACGGCACCGGGATCATGACCGAGAGCAGCTGGATCAACAGCAATCGCAATCCGGACTGGAGCAAAGCTGACGTCGAAGCCGAACTGAAAGAGCGCCTCGGCCTGCGCAAAATCATCTGGCTGCCGGGAATCAAGAACAAGGACATCACCGACGCCCATGTCGATTTCTACGCGCGCTTCATCAAACCCGGTGTGGTGATTGCCAACCTCGACACCGACCCTGAATCCTACGATCACAAGGTCACTTTGGCACACCTGGAAATCCTCAAGAACGCCACCGATGCCGATGGCCGCAAATTGCAGGTCCACACGATTTCGCCGCCGCTGAATCCACGCAAGAGCAAGTTCAACAAGAACAACCCGGACTTCGCCGCCGGCTACATCAACTACTTCGTGATCAACGGCGCGATCATCGCCCCGCAGTTCGGCGATAAAGCCGCCGACCAGAAGGCCTTTGACCTGTTGTCGCAGCTGTACCCGGATCGTGAAATCGTCCAGCTCGACATCGATGCGGTTGCTGCCGGTGGCGGCGGGATTCACTGTGTGACGAGCCATCAACCACAGGCGTGA
- a CDS encoding extracellular solute-binding protein translates to MAMNHKRLLGAMGLALTCVIPSLHAEDKTLRLYNWADYFAEDTLSRFTAETGIKVIYDVMDGSETLEAKMLSGGSGYDLIFPGDTVAERLMRAGSLMPLDQAKLTETADIEPGLQKLRSHYEHSNKATVPYTWGTIGLTYNEEQIKKRMADAPVNSLDMLFKPELAAKFADCGISMIDSPDEVLAVVLNYLGRDPRSAKPADLAAASDLLMKLRPYIRKFQSQPVTDLVNGNLCLSLGYSGDMTQAQRTSDSAGKHTRFEYRVPREGTTVWMDTMAIAVDAKHPEYAYAFINFVMRPQNMAAISNFTGYPTSNAKARASVDASMRDNPDIYLDEATYARLIPGKDIPQADMRARMRTWTKFKTATGK, encoded by the coding sequence ATGGCTATGAACCACAAGCGGTTGCTCGGCGCGATGGGCCTGGCGCTGACCTGCGTTATCCCGTCATTGCATGCCGAGGACAAAACCCTGCGCCTGTACAACTGGGCCGATTATTTTGCCGAAGACACCCTGAGCCGCTTCACTGCCGAAACCGGGATCAAGGTGATCTACGACGTCATGGATGGCAGCGAAACCCTTGAAGCGAAGATGCTCTCCGGCGGCAGCGGCTATGACTTGATCTTCCCCGGCGACACCGTGGCCGAACGGCTGATGCGCGCCGGCAGCCTGATGCCACTGGACCAGGCGAAGCTGACTGAAACAGCGGACATCGAACCCGGGTTACAGAAACTGCGCAGCCATTACGAGCACTCCAACAAAGCCACGGTGCCCTACACCTGGGGCACCATCGGCCTGACTTACAACGAAGAACAGATCAAAAAGCGCATGGCCGACGCACCGGTCAACAGCCTGGACATGCTGTTCAAGCCGGAACTGGCGGCGAAATTCGCCGACTGCGGGATCTCGATGATCGACTCACCGGACGAAGTGCTGGCGGTGGTGCTCAATTATCTCGGTCGCGATCCGCGCAGCGCCAAGCCTGCGGATCTGGCGGCGGCGAGTGATTTGCTGATGAAGCTGCGGCCGTACATCCGCAAGTTCCAGTCGCAACCGGTGACCGATCTGGTCAACGGCAACCTGTGCCTTTCGCTCGGTTACAGCGGCGACATGACCCAGGCGCAACGCACCTCCGACAGCGCCGGCAAACACACACGCTTCGAATATCGCGTGCCGCGTGAAGGCACCACGGTATGGATGGACACCATGGCCATTGCGGTCGACGCCAAACACCCGGAATACGCCTATGCGTTCATCAACTTCGTCATGCGCCCGCAGAACATGGCGGCGATCAGCAATTTCACCGGTTACCCGACCTCCAACGCCAAGGCGCGGGCGAGTGTCGATGCGAGCATGCGTGACAACCCGGACATCTACCTCGACGAAGCGACCTATGCTCGTTTGATCCCGGGCAAGGATATTCCCCAGGCGGACATGCGCGCACGCATGCGTACCTGGACCAAGTTCAAGACCGCCACTGGCAAATGA
- the aguB gene encoding N-carbamoylputrescine amidase, producing the protein MTTLTIATTQMPCTWDLSGNLDRAEQLVRDAAQQGAQVILLQELFATPYFCIEQSHKHMALAEEYRDSRVLERFAALARELGVVLPLSWFEKAGNAYFNSLAVADADGRLLGVYRKTHIPNAIGYQEKEYFSPGDTGFKVWDTAFGRLGVGICWDQWFPETARCLALMGAEVLLYPTAIGSEPGCAALDSRDHWQMTMRGHAAANLLPVVASNRVGREVATTDPALQMSFYGSSFISDHKGQLLATADRDSTGVLLQSLDLAAMREERLIWGIYRDRRPEMYGALLSQDGRHLHARWNTQGV; encoded by the coding sequence ATGACAACGCTGACCATCGCTACCACCCAGATGCCGTGCACCTGGGATCTGTCGGGCAACCTCGATCGTGCCGAGCAACTCGTCCGCGATGCGGCGCAGCAGGGCGCGCAAGTGATCCTGTTGCAGGAGCTGTTCGCCACGCCATATTTCTGCATCGAACAAAGCCATAAGCACATGGCCCTGGCCGAAGAATATCGCGACAGCCGTGTGCTGGAACGCTTCGCCGCATTGGCCCGCGAGTTGGGCGTGGTGTTGCCGTTGAGCTGGTTCGAGAAGGCCGGCAACGCCTACTTCAATTCGTTGGCCGTGGCCGATGCCGACGGGCGCCTGCTGGGGGTGTATCGCAAGACTCACATCCCCAATGCCATCGGCTATCAGGAAAAGGAATATTTCAGCCCCGGCGACACCGGTTTCAAAGTCTGGGACACCGCGTTCGGCCGTCTCGGCGTGGGTATCTGCTGGGATCAGTGGTTCCCGGAAACCGCGCGCTGCCTGGCCTTGATGGGCGCCGAAGTGCTGCTGTACCCGACCGCCATCGGTTCGGAGCCGGGCTGCGCGGCGCTGGATTCTCGCGATCACTGGCAGATGACCATGCGCGGTCACGCCGCGGCCAATCTGCTGCCGGTGGTGGCCTCGAACCGTGTCGGGCGCGAAGTGGCGACCACCGATCCAGCGCTGCAAATGAGCTTCTACGGTTCATCGTTCATCAGCGATCACAAGGGCCAGTTGCTCGCCACAGCCGACCGCGACAGCACTGGCGTGCTCCTGCAAAGCCTCGATCTGGCGGCGATGCGCGAAGAACGTTTGATCTGGGGCATCTACCGCGATCGCCGTCCGGAGATGTACGGCGCACTGCTCAGCCAGGATGGCCGCCACCTTCATGCACGCTGGAACACTCAAGGGGTCTGA
- a CDS encoding agmatine deiminase family protein, which yields MQHNDNKNSAWMMPAEWVTHAATWMVWPHNKALWESGWGVTLAQVQEDFARVANAIARFEPVKLVVDPSAIASAKALCGANVELIPLTVNDSWCRDSGPTFVCHPQQGLAGVSWRFNAWGGKSAHDLDESLARRALNHLGLECFGTPLSNEGGAIHVDGEGTLITTESVLLNPNRNPGMSKAEMEEIFSRLLGVKKTIWLPGDPDYVTGDMTDGHVDGVCAFARPGVLLVDATHEQSSVYAEVARENRRALELATDAQGRKFELIELFEASDAVDTEAEVFCASYTNFYIANGAIIMPAYGIEADDVAAKVLAQAFPGREVVPVRINHLAHGGGGVHCITQQQPAWPVKG from the coding sequence ATGCAGCACAACGACAATAAAAACAGCGCCTGGATGATGCCGGCAGAATGGGTCACGCATGCTGCGACGTGGATGGTCTGGCCGCACAACAAGGCTTTGTGGGAGTCAGGTTGGGGCGTGACCCTGGCGCAGGTGCAGGAAGATTTCGCCCGTGTGGCCAACGCCATCGCCCGGTTCGAACCGGTGAAACTGGTGGTCGATCCTTCGGCCATTGCCAGCGCGAAAGCACTGTGCGGCGCCAACGTTGAATTGATTCCATTGACGGTCAACGACAGCTGGTGTCGCGACTCCGGCCCGACGTTTGTCTGCCACCCGCAACAAGGGCTGGCTGGCGTGAGCTGGCGCTTCAATGCGTGGGGTGGCAAGTCGGCCCACGATCTCGACGAAAGCTTGGCGCGCCGTGCGCTCAATCATCTCGGCCTGGAATGTTTCGGCACACCGCTGAGCAACGAGGGCGGGGCGATTCACGTTGACGGCGAAGGCACACTGATCACCACCGAATCGGTGCTGCTCAACCCGAACCGCAACCCGGGCATGAGCAAGGCCGAGATGGAAGAGATCTTCAGCCGTTTGCTCGGCGTGAAGAAGACCATCTGGCTGCCGGGCGATCCGGATTACGTCACCGGCGACATGACTGACGGCCACGTCGATGGCGTCTGCGCATTTGCCCGGCCCGGCGTTTTACTGGTGGATGCGACTCACGAGCAATCGTCGGTGTACGCCGAAGTGGCACGCGAAAACCGTCGAGCGCTGGAACTCGCCACCGATGCACAGGGGCGCAAATTCGAGCTGATCGAACTGTTCGAAGCCAGCGACGCGGTCGATACCGAAGCCGAAGTGTTTTGCGCCTCGTACACCAATTTCTATATTGCCAACGGCGCGATCATCATGCCGGCGTATGGCATCGAGGCCGACGACGTTGCAGCCAAGGTATTGGCGCAAGCCTTCCCCGGACGCGAAGTGGTGCCGGTGCGCATCAATCATCTGGCGCATGGCGGCGGCGGGGTGCACTGCATCACCCAGCAGCAGCCAGCCTGGCCGGTGAAGGGTTGA
- a CDS encoding LysR substrate-binding domain-containing protein, producing the protein MLKHWPPLSSLRGFEAAARLGSFHKAAEELSLTQSAISQQIRSLEAYLEQPLFFRSGRSVALTDAGHDLLSTTQAMLQQLSVGIRRLGQYQKPNQLVLNTTPAFARHWLLPRLADFRAQHPEVDLWIYSTDEVPDMATQTIDIAVRDDISSQAECSFKVLHADRLYPACHPSLLTQPAAGRTTLHGEREMDWSHWAVEAGIDVGQQDQGLNFSDPGLLLDAACAGLGIALVSQLLSRQAQADGLLQALVEDTIRGPNWALLTHRDSEHDPLAKSFIAWLSANLSADQITEKTPAPSLPSKRP; encoded by the coding sequence ATGCTCAAGCACTGGCCACCGCTCAGCTCGCTGCGCGGCTTTGAAGCGGCTGCCCGACTTGGCAGTTTTCACAAGGCGGCTGAAGAGCTGAGCCTCACTCAATCAGCGATCAGCCAGCAGATCCGCAGCCTTGAGGCGTATCTGGAACAGCCGCTGTTTTTCCGCAGCGGGCGCAGCGTCGCGCTCACCGATGCCGGGCATGATTTGCTCAGCACCACGCAGGCGATGCTGCAGCAATTGTCAGTCGGCATTCGTCGCCTGGGGCAATATCAGAAACCCAATCAATTGGTGCTCAACACCACGCCGGCGTTCGCCCGACATTGGTTGCTGCCGCGTCTGGCGGACTTTCGCGCGCAACATCCAGAGGTCGATCTGTGGATCTACAGCACCGATGAAGTGCCGGACATGGCCACGCAAACCATCGACATCGCGGTGCGCGACGACATCAGCTCGCAGGCCGAATGCAGTTTCAAGGTGCTGCACGCCGACCGACTCTATCCCGCCTGCCATCCGAGCCTGTTGACCCAGCCAGCAGCCGGACGCACCACGTTGCATGGTGAGCGGGAAATGGACTGGAGTCATTGGGCAGTCGAAGCCGGGATCGACGTCGGCCAGCAGGATCAGGGGCTGAACTTTTCCGATCCGGGATTGCTGCTCGACGCCGCCTGTGCGGGGCTTGGCATCGCTCTGGTCAGTCAGTTGCTCAGCCGTCAGGCGCAAGCTGACGGCTTGTTGCAAGCGCTGGTCGAGGACACCATTCGCGGACCGAACTGGGCCTTGTTGACCCATCGCGACAGTGAGCATGACCCGCTGGCGAAAAGCTTCATCGCCTGGTTGTCAGCCAATCTCAGCGCTGATCAGATCACCGAGAAAACACCGGCGCCGAGTCTTCCTTCCAAGCGGCCATAA